One segment of Trichlorobacter ammonificans DNA contains the following:
- a CDS encoding RNA methyltransferase has product MVENLAVALVHHPVYNKHRDVVTTAVTNLDIHDIARTARTYGLSRYYLVTPSAEQQAMIQRITTHWDTGWGGGYNPDRREALSLVRVVPTLAEAVAAFQQRFDRPVTVVATGARRRADAVSFAALRDRLRHDGQPCLLVLGTGWGLADELFAEADETLEPIVGCGDYNHLPVRSALAIMLDRLLGQRETIST; this is encoded by the coding sequence ATGGTTGAGAACCTGGCAGTGGCTCTGGTGCACCACCCGGTATATAACAAACATCGTGACGTGGTGACCACGGCAGTCACCAATCTAGATATCCACGATATCGCCCGGACAGCCCGGACGTACGGCCTGAGCCGCTACTACCTGGTAACGCCGTCCGCAGAGCAGCAGGCGATGATCCAGCGTATTACCACCCACTGGGACACCGGGTGGGGCGGAGGGTACAACCCGGACCGCCGTGAAGCCCTTTCTCTGGTCAGGGTGGTGCCGACGCTGGCCGAAGCAGTGGCTGCCTTTCAACAACGTTTCGACAGGCCGGTGACGGTGGTTGCCACCGGTGCGCGGCGCAGAGCCGACGCCGTTTCCTTCGCCGCCTTGCGCGACCGGCTGCGGCATGACGGGCAGCCTTGCCTGTTGGTGCTGGGCACCGGCTGGGGACTGGCGGACGAGCTGTTCGCAGAGGCCGATGAAACCCTTGAACCGATTGTCGGCTGCGGCGACTACAATCATCTGCCGGTCCGTTCGGCCCTGGCCATCATGCTGGACCGGCTGCTGGGACAGAGAGAAACCATATCAACCTGA
- the rimM gene encoding ribosome maturation factor RimM (Essential for efficient processing of 16S rRNA), translating into MEHERTTLIAVGRISGPHGVRGQLRLHSYSGNIETLQAAREIRLAMADGTMGRFRLTRAVQHGSKMLLTIAGIDSADAAGRLAGAELLVDQDQLPAAGDDEYYWKDLIGLTVVTDQGMRLGTLSRIMETGANDVYVVEGEEKEYLIPAIADVIQTVDLSAGIMTITPLEGLLDL; encoded by the coding sequence ATGGAACACGAACGCACTACCCTGATTGCCGTCGGCCGGATCAGCGGCCCCCACGGTGTCAGGGGGCAGCTTCGGCTGCATTCCTATTCGGGCAATATCGAAACCCTGCAGGCGGCGCGCGAAATACGGCTTGCGATGGCCGACGGCACGATGGGCCGGTTCCGGTTGACGCGTGCGGTGCAGCACGGCAGCAAGATGCTGCTGACCATCGCGGGGATCGACAGTGCCGACGCTGCCGGACGATTGGCCGGTGCCGAACTGCTGGTCGATCAGGACCAGTTGCCGGCAGCCGGAGATGACGAATACTATTGGAAGGACCTGATCGGACTGACGGTAGTGACCGATCAGGGGATGCGCCTGGGGACGTTGAGCCGGATTATGGAAACCGGCGCCAACGATGTCTACGTGGTGGAGGGGGAGGAGAAGGAGTACCTCATCCCCGCCATTGCGGATGTGATTCAGACGGTTGACCTGTCCGCGGGGATCATGACCATCACGCCGCTGGAAGGGTTGCTTGATCTATGA
- the trmD gene encoding tRNA (guanosine(37)-N1)-methyltransferase TrmD — protein sequence MRFDILTLFPEMFRGPFEESIIRRAQDKGLISIGLHQIRAYALDKHHTVDDAPYGGGAGMVMKPEPLAACIEHARRCNPKALVVAACPTGERFSQRVAAELSEAAGLIILCGRYEGIDERVRKLLVDRSISIGDYVLSGGELAAMVMVDAVTRLLPGALGSEESARSDSFSDGLLEYPQYTRPPRFRDLAVPDVLLSGDHARIGQWRRREALRRTLAIRPDLLREADLSAADRHMLAELEAEHG from the coding sequence ATGAGGTTCGACATTCTGACCCTCTTCCCCGAGATGTTCCGGGGACCGTTTGAAGAGAGTATCATTCGCAGGGCGCAGGACAAGGGACTGATCAGCATCGGCCTGCATCAGATTCGCGCCTACGCTCTGGATAAGCACCATACCGTCGATGACGCTCCCTACGGCGGCGGTGCCGGCATGGTGATGAAGCCTGAACCGCTGGCAGCCTGTATTGAACATGCCCGCCGATGCAACCCCAAGGCTCTGGTGGTGGCAGCCTGCCCCACGGGGGAACGCTTCAGCCAGCGGGTCGCAGCCGAGCTTTCGGAGGCCGCGGGGCTGATTATCCTCTGCGGCCGTTACGAGGGAATTGACGAACGGGTCAGAAAGCTGCTGGTGGACCGCTCCATCTCCATCGGCGATTACGTGCTTTCGGGCGGCGAGTTGGCCGCAATGGTCATGGTGGATGCCGTGACCCGGCTCCTGCCGGGGGCCCTGGGGTCGGAAGAGTCGGCGCGGAGTGACTCGTTTTCCGACGGACTGCTGGAGTACCCCCAGTATACCCGGCCTCCGCGGTTTCGCGACTTGGCGGTGCCTGACGTGCTGCTTTCCGGTGATCATGCCCGTATTGGGCAGTGGCGTCGCCGGGAGGCCCTGCGGCGTACCCTGGCCATCCGCCCCGACCTGCTGCGGGAAGCCGATCTTTCGGCTGCCGACCGGCACATGCTGGCCGAGCTTGAGGCGGAGCATGGTTGA
- the rpsP gene encoding 30S ribosomal protein S16, producing the protein MATKIRLQRGGAKKRPFYQVVIADERCRRDGRFIENLGYYDPTKKPAICKLNKDKIIDWLGKGAQPTDTVRQLLKKEGILENNTQAA; encoded by the coding sequence ATGGCAACAAAGATCAGACTGCAACGCGGCGGCGCCAAGAAGCGTCCTTTTTATCAGGTAGTCATCGCTGACGAGCGCTGCCGTCGCGACGGTCGCTTCATCGAGAACCTCGGCTACTACGATCCGACCAAGAAGCCCGCGATCTGCAAGCTGAACAAGGACAAGATCATCGACTGGCTCGGCAAGGGTGCGCAGCCCACCGATACGGTACGCCAGTTGCTGAAAAAGGAAGGTATCCTGGAGAACAACACCCAGGCAGCCTGA
- a CDS encoding KH domain-containing protein encodes MKTLVETIAQALVDDPSKVLTSEEMEEDTLVIKLSVAKEDMGRIIGKEGRTAKAIRTLLNAVATRDNKKAILKIVE; translated from the coding sequence ATGAAAACACTCGTCGAAACCATCGCGCAGGCCCTCGTTGACGATCCGTCGAAAGTGCTCACTTCCGAAGAAATGGAAGAGGATACCCTGGTCATCAAGCTTTCCGTGGCCAAGGAGGATATGGGGAGGATCATCGGTAAGGAAGGCCGTACCGCCAAGGCGATCAGGACCTTGCTGAATGCGGTGGCGACGCGGGACAACAAGAAGGCGATCCTGAAGATTGTCGAATAA
- the rplS gene encoding 50S ribosomal protein L19, translating into MNTIDFIEFEQMKKNIPVFKVGDTVKVHVKIVEGDKQRIQAYQGVVIARQNGGINETFTVRKISNGIGVERVFPIHSPIIEQLEVVTRGHVRRAKLYYLRSLRGKAARIRERKYVPGMAR; encoded by the coding sequence ATGAACACCATCGATTTTATTGAATTCGAACAGATGAAGAAGAATATCCCGGTCTTCAAGGTCGGCGACACGGTCAAGGTCCACGTCAAGATCGTGGAAGGCGACAAACAGCGGATCCAGGCCTACCAGGGCGTGGTGATCGCTCGCCAGAACGGCGGTATCAACGAGACCTTCACTGTCCGCAAAATTTCCAACGGCATCGGTGTTGAACGGGTCTTCCCGATTCACTCACCGATCATCGAGCAGCTTGAAGTCGTCACCCGCGGCCATGTGCGCCGTGCTAAGCTGTACTACCTGCGCAGCCTGCGCGGTAAAGCCGCACGTATTCGCGAGCGCAAGTACGTGCCCGGCATGGCCCGCTGA
- the yedF gene encoding sulfurtransferase-like selenium metabolism protein YedF, which produces MIRTKRELEQSPEGLRVLLDDGAPRENVGRFARNRGFGVTEAADGFGWVLVLTPAGTATAPAAAVQSGERVLLITADQMGAGPEELGRLLMRSFIHALLETPRQPDRILLLNSGVLLAVEGAETVEALRKLGEQGVEIFACGLCLDYFGKKEQLAAGSVTNMFSTAETLLAASSVIRL; this is translated from the coding sequence GTGATCCGGACGAAGCGGGAACTGGAGCAGTCGCCGGAGGGGCTGCGCGTGCTGCTGGATGACGGCGCGCCGCGGGAGAATGTGGGACGGTTCGCCCGTAACCGGGGTTTTGGGGTGACCGAAGCGGCCGACGGTTTCGGCTGGGTGCTGGTGCTTACCCCTGCCGGGACAGCGACGGCTCCGGCTGCTGCCGTACAGTCCGGTGAGCGGGTGTTGCTGATTACCGCCGACCAGATGGGAGCCGGTCCGGAGGAGCTGGGGCGCCTGCTGATGCGAAGCTTCATCCACGCCCTGCTGGAAACGCCGAGGCAGCCGGATCGTATCCTGTTGCTCAATTCCGGCGTGCTGCTGGCCGTTGAGGGGGCGGAAACCGTGGAGGCTTTGCGCAAGCTCGGCGAGCAGGGGGTGGAAATCTTTGCCTGTGGCCTCTGTCTTGATTACTTCGGCAAGAAGGAGCAGCTCGCCGCCGGGAGCGTTACCAATATGTTCAGTACCGCCGAGACGCTGCTGGCTGCCTCGTCGGTGATCCGACTGTAG
- a CDS encoding DUF721 domain-containing protein yields the protein MAGKRRKGSPEAIGRLISVGLEGSALGTRLKELEVWRVWKQAVGAAIAARTRPLRLSGGRLTVLVSGAPWMQQLNFLKEELRDKLNRSLGSDRVTEIIFKAGRIHEPPEEEQAVAPLLHPLSPARQRRIEQQVNELDDPELASLLKRLMELHYQRRPDTFTPDA from the coding sequence GTGGCCGGAAAGCGTCGGAAAGGGTCCCCTGAAGCAATCGGCCGCCTGATTTCCGTCGGTCTGGAAGGCAGCGCACTCGGCACGCGGCTGAAGGAACTGGAGGTCTGGCGGGTCTGGAAGCAGGCCGTGGGGGCCGCCATTGCCGCGCGTACCCGCCCCTTGCGCCTGTCCGGCGGCCGGCTGACAGTGCTGGTTTCCGGCGCCCCCTGGATGCAGCAGTTGAATTTTCTCAAAGAAGAACTGCGCGACAAACTGAACCGGTCGCTGGGGAGTGACCGGGTAACGGAAATCATCTTCAAGGCCGGCAGAATTCACGAACCGCCAGAGGAAGAACAGGCCGTGGCGCCGCTCTTGCATCCCCTCTCTCCTGCCCGGCAGCGCCGGATCGAGCAGCAGGTAAACGAACTGGACGACCCTGAACTGGCCTCCCTGCTGAAACGCCTTATGGAACTGCACTATCAGCGGCGTCCGGACACCTTCACGCCGGACGCCTGA
- the ffh gene encoding signal recognition particle protein: MFDTLSDKLESVFKKLRGQGVMTEDNIKDALREVRLALLEADVNFRVVKEFVEKVREKAVGTEVLHSLSPGQQVIRIVHDELVALMGGAGNNELDLAAKPPVALMLVGLQGAGKTTTCGKLGNWLRKQKRRPLLVPADVYRPAAIEQLKTVGRQLNIEVFDSNPGQNPVDIAAGALRFAELNGYDTVLLDTAGRHQIDDFLMGELERIKAATSPREILFVADAMTGQEAVTVAGGFHERLGLTGVILSKLDGDAKGGAALSIKAVTGTPVKFVGLGEKLDALEPFHPDRLVSRLLGMGDVLTLVEKAHAAIDEKQAERLHQKLKKNQFDLEDFLEQMQQIKKLGSLESIMGMIPGMGKMMKEMKGAQPSEKEMKRIEAIIRSMTPAERADHGIINGSRRLRIAKGSGTTVQEINLLLKRFTEAQKMMKQFQKMGPKGLLKGMGGLPGLGGLGGKLGGGMFPFGR, encoded by the coding sequence ATGTTTGATACCCTTTCGGATAAGCTGGAATCGGTCTTCAAGAAGCTCCGCGGTCAGGGAGTCATGACCGAGGACAACATTAAAGATGCCCTGCGCGAGGTGCGTCTGGCCCTGCTTGAGGCCGACGTCAATTTCAGGGTTGTCAAGGAGTTCGTCGAGAAGGTCAGGGAAAAGGCGGTCGGTACCGAGGTGCTGCACAGTCTTTCTCCTGGTCAGCAGGTCATTCGGATCGTTCACGACGAGCTGGTGGCCCTGATGGGTGGCGCCGGGAACAATGAGCTGGACCTGGCGGCAAAACCGCCAGTGGCGCTGATGCTGGTCGGCCTGCAGGGTGCCGGCAAGACCACAACCTGCGGCAAGCTGGGTAACTGGTTGCGCAAGCAGAAGCGGCGACCCCTGCTGGTGCCCGCCGACGTCTATCGGCCGGCGGCAATCGAACAGCTCAAAACCGTGGGGCGCCAGCTGAATATCGAGGTCTTCGACTCCAATCCGGGGCAGAATCCGGTCGATATTGCGGCCGGTGCGCTTCGTTTTGCCGAGTTGAACGGCTACGACACGGTATTGCTGGATACAGCCGGACGCCATCAGATCGATGATTTTCTGATGGGTGAGCTGGAGCGGATCAAGGCGGCCACCAGCCCGCGGGAGATTCTGTTCGTTGCCGACGCCATGACCGGTCAGGAAGCGGTCACGGTGGCCGGCGGTTTTCATGAACGTCTGGGGTTGACCGGTGTTATTCTCAGTAAGCTTGACGGCGATGCCAAGGGGGGGGCAGCCCTTTCCATCAAGGCGGTTACCGGCACTCCGGTCAAGTTTGTCGGCCTGGGGGAGAAGCTGGATGCGCTCGAGCCGTTCCACCCCGATCGTCTGGTTTCTCGACTCCTGGGCATGGGAGATGTGCTCACCCTGGTGGAGAAGGCCCACGCCGCCATCGATGAAAAACAAGCGGAGCGGCTGCACCAGAAGCTCAAGAAAAATCAGTTTGATCTCGAGGATTTTCTTGAGCAGATGCAGCAGATCAAGAAGCTCGGTTCGCTGGAATCGATCATGGGCATGATCCCCGGCATGGGCAAGATGATGAAAGAGATGAAGGGGGCCCAGCCCAGCGAGAAGGAAATGAAGCGGATCGAGGCGATCATTCGTTCCATGACACCGGCGGAGCGGGCCGACCACGGCATCATCAACGGCAGTCGCCGCCTGCGGATCGCCAAGGGAAGCGGTACTACCGTCCAGGAAATCAACCTGCTGCTCAAACGTTTTACCGAAGCGCAGAAGATGATGAAACAGTTTCAGAAGATGGGGCCCAAGGGACTGCTCAAGGGGATGGGCGGGCTGCCCGGACTCGGGGGATTGGGCGGCAAGCTCGGGGGCGGCATGTTCCCCTTCGGTCGTTGA
- a CDS encoding ribonuclease HII: MQELLFAYTQAADLWHFEQRTGALGYLRIAGVDEAGRGPLAGPVVAAAVILPPDCSVVGLNDSKKLTERQRERLFDEITGAALAVGVGSAPPALIDRINILQATRQAMLQAVTALLPAPDYLLIDGITTIPSPLPQQTIKQGDSRSASIAAASIIAKVTRDRLMLAYDQQWPQYGFARHKGYGCAAHLAAIRSHGPCPIHRTSFRGVREFCGLADAAASWHDPVTLQ; the protein is encoded by the coding sequence ATGCAGGAACTCCTCTTTGCATATACCCAGGCCGCGGACCTCTGGCACTTCGAGCAGCGGACGGGGGCGTTGGGGTATCTCCGGATAGCCGGGGTGGATGAGGCAGGCAGGGGGCCCCTGGCCGGCCCGGTGGTTGCCGCCGCAGTTATCCTGCCGCCGGACTGCTCCGTTGTCGGGCTGAATGATTCGAAAAAGCTGACGGAACGACAGCGCGAACGGCTGTTCGACGAAATCACGGGTGCAGCCCTGGCCGTGGGGGTTGGCAGTGCTCCGCCAGCTCTGATCGACCGGATCAATATCCTGCAGGCGACCCGCCAGGCTATGCTGCAGGCGGTGACGGCACTTTTGCCGGCTCCTGACTATCTGCTGATCGACGGTATTACCACCATCCCGTCACCGCTGCCGCAACAGACGATCAAGCAGGGGGACAGCCGCAGTGCTTCCATTGCCGCGGCATCCATCATTGCCAAAGTTACCCGCGACCGGCTGATGCTGGCCTACGACCAGCAGTGGCCACAGTACGGCTTTGCCCGCCACAAGGGGTACGGTTGCGCTGCCCACCTGGCCGCTATCCGCAGCCATGGTCCCTGTCCGATCCACCGCACCAGTTTCCGGGGAGTACGGGAATTTTGCGGCCTTGCCGATGCTGCGGCCTCGTGGCATGACCCCGTCACCTTGCAGTAG
- a CDS encoding DUF3343 domain-containing protein, with protein sequence MEQFMVQEGQYLAVFNSTHRVMKAENLLKSLGLRILLIPAPRALQTECGLAIRFDDTQKQALLAALADHDLMPAFVSRLVDGVYVRQEEVPPEDH encoded by the coding sequence ATGGAACAGTTCATGGTTCAGGAAGGTCAGTACCTTGCCGTCTTCAACTCGACTCACCGGGTCATGAAGGCTGAAAACCTGCTTAAATCCCTGGGGCTCCGGATTCTGCTGATCCCGGCCCCGCGTGCGTTGCAGACCGAATGCGGCTTGGCCATCCGGTTCGATGATACCCAGAAGCAAGCGTTGCTGGCCGCCCTGGCCGACCATGACCTGATGCCTGCCTTTGTCAGCCGCCTGGTTGACGGCGTGTATGTCCGGCAGGAGGAGGTGCCCCCTGAAGACCATTGA
- the trpE gene encoding anthranilate synthase component I has protein sequence MIFPDFAEFSRLAGTGNLVPVYREIMADMDTPVTAFRKIDDGCRSFLLESIEGGEKWGRYSFLGSNPSLVVRSRGDRVEVLENGTLTTSTCEDPTRVVREIIGRYRPVEVAGLPRFCGGAVGCLGYDMVRHFECLPAENADTIGAWDSWFMVTDSLLVFDSVKQKIQVVANAFLDAATTPEDAYRQAVERIEALVAKLRRPLEHRSETAPAEAAVAFASNMTREQFEESVERAKEYVRAGDIIQVVLSQRFSGSLTVDPFDVYRVLRTLNPSPYLFFLRMDDTVVTGASPEVMVRKEGTHVELRPIAGTRPRGATPEEDARLAEELLADPKERAEHVMLVDLGRNDLGRVCRSGSVEVSELMVIERYSHVMHIVSNVRGELEGERDAFDLVRATFPAGTLSGAPKIRAMEIIDELEPVRRGIYGGAVGYVSFSGNMDLAIAIRTLVVKDGQVHLQAGAGIVADSDPAAEWQETVNKAMAVRRAIEIAERGLE, from the coding sequence ATGATATTTCCTGATTTTGCAGAGTTTTCCCGTCTTGCCGGTACCGGCAACCTGGTGCCGGTCTACCGCGAGATCATGGCTGACATGGACACGCCGGTAACGGCGTTCCGCAAGATCGACGACGGCTGCCGTTCCTTTCTGCTGGAGAGTATCGAAGGGGGGGAGAAATGGGGACGCTACTCGTTCCTGGGGTCGAACCCCTCGCTGGTGGTTCGTTCCCGGGGCGACCGGGTCGAGGTCCTGGAGAACGGTACCTTGACGACGAGCACCTGCGAGGATCCCACCAGGGTGGTACGGGAGATCATCGGCCGCTACCGGCCGGTTGAAGTGGCAGGACTCCCCCGCTTCTGCGGCGGTGCCGTCGGCTGCCTCGGATATGACATGGTACGTCACTTCGAGTGCCTGCCCGCAGAAAATGCCGACACCATCGGCGCCTGGGATTCCTGGTTCATGGTGACCGACTCGCTGCTGGTATTCGACAGCGTCAAGCAGAAGATTCAGGTGGTGGCCAACGCGTTCCTGGACGCCGCGACCACCCCTGAGGATGCCTACCGCCAGGCTGTGGAGCGGATAGAGGCGTTGGTGGCGAAGCTGCGCCGCCCCCTGGAACACCGCTCGGAAACCGCACCGGCCGAGGCGGCGGTGGCCTTTGCCTCCAATATGACCCGTGAGCAGTTCGAGGAGTCGGTGGAGCGGGCCAAGGAGTACGTCAGGGCCGGCGATATCATCCAGGTGGTGCTGTCCCAGCGTTTTTCCGGCAGCCTGACGGTGGACCCCTTCGATGTCTACCGGGTACTGCGCACTCTGAACCCGTCACCCTATCTGTTCTTCCTGCGCATGGACGATACCGTGGTTACCGGGGCTTCGCCGGAAGTAATGGTGCGCAAGGAAGGAACGCACGTTGAACTGCGTCCCATCGCCGGTACCCGACCCCGGGGGGCGACCCCCGAGGAGGATGCCCGTCTGGCGGAGGAGCTGCTGGCTGACCCCAAGGAGCGAGCCGAGCACGTCATGCTGGTGGATCTGGGGCGTAACGACCTGGGGAGGGTCTGTCGTTCCGGTAGCGTCGAGGTGAGCGAGTTGATGGTGATCGAACGCTATTCGCACGTGATGCACATCGTCTCCAATGTGCGGGGGGAGCTTGAAGGGGAGCGGGATGCCTTCGACTTGGTGCGGGCCACCTTTCCGGCCGGTACCCTGTCCGGAGCGCCTAAAATCAGGGCCATGGAGATCATTGACGAACTGGAGCCGGTCCGACGCGGTATCTATGGCGGAGCCGTGGGCTATGTCTCCTTCTCCGGCAACATGGATCTGGCCATTGCCATCCGTACCTTGGTGGTGAAGGATGGGCAGGTGCATTTGCAGGCAGGCGCCGGCATCGTCGCCGACTCCGATCCGGCGGCGGAATGGCAGGAAACCGTGAACAAGGCCATGGCGGTGCGGCGGGCTATCGAAATCGCGGAGCGGGGACTGGAATAA
- a CDS encoding HDOD domain-containing protein: MTEARQLVELIQTTLRESSQELPVFHTVAVKLQQLLASRTFEIDDVIELISEDQSLSGRVLRVANSSYYAGLSKIATIKDAIVRLGAQEIANMAMLASQFEYYNSSNDVLNRLMQELWGHALSCAVGAKWLTRRGGYPGMAAEAFMGGLMHDIGKLALLKVLDDILRDGQTEVELTEPLIGGIMEAMHEEVGYALMKGWNFPEFYCEIAGRHHAREFDQNNILLVAVRLANLTCRRLGRSHHPRDPSILLSELPETRFLGLSESALVELEIVIEDADGICVG; encoded by the coding sequence ATGACCGAAGCACGACAGTTGGTTGAACTGATTCAGACCACGCTCAGGGAGAGCAGTCAGGAGCTGCCGGTCTTTCACACGGTTGCGGTAAAATTGCAGCAACTGCTGGCCTCCCGAACCTTCGAAATCGACGACGTCATTGAGTTGATCAGTGAGGACCAGTCGCTGTCGGGGCGGGTGCTCAGAGTTGCCAACTCTTCCTACTACGCCGGATTGTCGAAGATCGCCACCATCAAGGACGCCATTGTCCGCCTGGGGGCTCAGGAAATTGCCAACATGGCGATGCTGGCCTCCCAGTTCGAGTACTACAACTCCTCGAACGACGTCCTGAACCGGTTGATGCAGGAGCTGTGGGGGCATGCACTTTCCTGTGCTGTTGGGGCCAAGTGGCTGACCCGCAGAGGGGGGTATCCCGGCATGGCTGCCGAGGCGTTCATGGGGGGGCTGATGCATGACATCGGCAAGTTGGCGCTTCTGAAGGTGCTGGATGATATCCTGCGTGACGGACAGACCGAGGTTGAGCTGACGGAACCGCTGATCGGCGGGATCATGGAGGCGATGCACGAAGAAGTAGGCTACGCCCTGATGAAAGGATGGAACTTTCCCGAGTTTTACTGTGAAATAGCCGGCAGGCACCATGCGCGTGAATTCGATCAGAACAACATTCTCTTGGTGGCCGTACGCCTCGCCAACCTTACCTGTCGTCGGCTCGGCCGCTCCCACCATCCCCGTGATCCGTCCATCCTGTTGTCCGAATTGCCGGAAACCCGTTTTCTGGGGCTTAGCGAGAGCGCCCTGGTGGAACTGGAGATCGTCATCGAGGATGCCGACGGCATCTGTGTAGGCTGA
- the mltG gene encoding endolytic transglycosylase MltG yields MLVRTSGPLTLLRRFWHWPVRIAAAAFLLWYLFLLIMPAGNGQRVYGLTVPKGAGLGSVAEELAQQKIVRSALHLRLVARLRGLDRAMQVGDYRLTDAMTPTQILEKMARGETDARRFTLPEGYSMFQAAELLERAGIFKKDSFLVACRDTTLLSSLAIPAPSAEGYLFPGTYLVGFHTDERALVTEMVREFRFRTASLLPLVDQSGFDLHQVVTLASMVEREAVSIEEMPLIASVFHNRLRIGMPLQSDPTAIYGIRTFGGTVTRSDVQRTSPYNTYRIKGLPPGPIGNPGLEAIRSVLHPAATDYYYFVARKDGTHQFSRTLQEHNQGVQRFLRKGKKRK; encoded by the coding sequence ATGCTTGTTCGCACGTCCGGTCCGCTCACACTCCTGCGCCGTTTCTGGCACTGGCCCGTTCGTATAGCTGCCGCGGCTTTCCTGCTCTGGTATCTGTTCCTGCTGATCATGCCGGCCGGAAACGGCCAGCGCGTCTACGGTCTGACCGTTCCCAAAGGCGCCGGCCTGGGGTCGGTCGCCGAAGAGCTGGCCCAGCAGAAGATCGTCCGCAGTGCCCTGCACCTGCGCCTGGTGGCACGCCTGCGCGGCCTTGACCGCGCCATGCAGGTGGGTGACTATCGCCTGACCGATGCCATGACGCCGACGCAGATACTTGAAAAGATGGCACGGGGGGAGACCGATGCCCGCCGCTTTACGCTACCCGAGGGGTACTCCATGTTCCAGGCTGCAGAGCTGCTGGAGCGTGCCGGCATCTTCAAAAAAGACTCCTTCCTGGTGGCCTGTCGTGACACGACACTACTCAGCTCGCTGGCCATTCCCGCACCGAGCGCCGAAGGCTATCTCTTTCCCGGCACCTATCTGGTGGGATTCCATACCGACGAGCGTGCCCTGGTAACGGAAATGGTACGGGAGTTCAGATTCCGGACCGCATCGCTCCTACCGCTGGTGGACCAATCCGGTTTTGACCTGCACCAGGTGGTTACCCTGGCCTCCATGGTGGAACGGGAGGCGGTCTCCATCGAGGAAATGCCGCTGATTGCCTCGGTATTTCACAACCGGCTGCGGATCGGCATGCCCCTGCAGAGTGATCCCACCGCCATCTACGGCATACGGACCTTTGGCGGAACCGTTACCCGTTCCGATGTTCAGCGCACCTCTCCCTACAATACCTACCGGATCAAAGGACTCCCCCCGGGCCCCATCGGCAACCCCGGACTTGAGGCGATCCGCTCGGTGCTGCACCCGGCAGCCACGGACTATTATTACTTCGTGGCACGCAAGGACGGAACCCACCAGTTCTCCCGGACACTCCAGGAGCATAACCAGGGGGTCCAGCGATTCCTGCGCAAGGGGAAGAAGCGGAAGTAG